In the genome of Planococcus donghaensis, the window TACTTCAAATCCTTCAGTTTTTGCTTGCTCTTCAGTTAAACCGACGCTTGCAAGTTCAGGATCTGTAAAGCAAACCGCTGGAATTGCTAAATAATCAACTTCAGATTTTTCGCCAGCGATTGCTTCAGCAGCAATTTTGCCTTCGTAAGAAGCTTTATGAGCCAATTGCAAACCAGCTACAACATCACCGATTGCATAGATATTCGGGATATTTGTACGGCATTGCTTATCAACTTCAATCAAGCCACGGTCAGACATGTTTAAGTTTAATTCTTCAAGACCCATTTCGTCTGTGTTTGGACGACGGCCAACTGTTACAAGAACATAATCTGCTTCAAGCGTTTTTTCTTCTCCGCCTGCTTCGTATGTTACTGTAACGCCAGAATCAGTTTCTTCTACACCTTTAGCAGATGCTTTTGTGATGACTTCAACGCCTTTTTTCTTCAATCCTTTTTTAACAATTGACGTCATTTGTTTTTCAAATCCAGCAAGGATGTCTGGTGCGCCTTCAAGAATTGTTACTTCAGATCCAAGGTTCGCATACGCAGTTCCAAGCTCAGTACCGATATAGCCCCCACCAATAACAATCAATTTGCCTGGGATTTCTTTAAGAGCTAACGCTCCCGTAGAATTGATAACACGGTCTGTGAATTTGAAAGTTGGAATTTCAACAGGACGAGATCCTGTAGCAATAATAGCGTTTTTGAATTTGTACGTTTGTGCTGAATCTTCATCCATAATACGAACTGTGTTTTCGTCTACGAAATAAGCTTCACCGCGTATAATTTCAACTTTGTTTCCTTTTAGAAGGGATTCAACTCCGCCCGTTAATTTCTTAACGACGCCATCTTTGAATGCTTGTGCTTTTTCAAAGTTGATTGAAACTTCTTTCGCCACAATACCCATATCATCTGAGTGTTGAGCTTCTTCAAAACGGTGTCCAACAGAAATCATCGCTTTAGAAGGGATACAACCAACGTTTAAACAAACGCCACCAATATATTCTTTTTCAACGATTGTTACTTTTTGACCAGTTTGTGCTGCACGAATAGCTGCAACATAACCACCAGGACCAGAGCCAATTACGAGCGTGTCTGTTTCGATCGGGAAATCTCCTACTACCATAAGTTTTACGCCTCCATTAATAGTAATTCAGGTTCACTTAATAAACGTTTAATATGA includes:
- the lpdA gene encoding dihydrolipoyl dehydrogenase, which encodes MVVGDFPIETDTLVIGSGPGGYVAAIRAAQTGQKVTIVEKEYIGGVCLNVGCIPSKAMISVGHRFEEAQHSDDMGIVAKEVSINFEKAQAFKDGVVKKLTGGVESLLKGNKVEIIRGEAYFVDENTVRIMDEDSAQTYKFKNAIIATGSRPVEIPTFKFTDRVINSTGALALKEIPGKLIVIGGGYIGTELGTAYANLGSEVTILEGAPDILAGFEKQMTSIVKKGLKKKGVEVITKASAKGVEETDSGVTVTYEAGGEEKTLEADYVLVTVGRRPNTDEMGLEELNLNMSDRGLIEVDKQCRTNIPNIYAIGDVVAGLQLAHKASYEGKIAAEAIAGEKSEVDYLAIPAVCFTDPELASVGLTEEQAKTEGFEVTAAKFPFGANGRALALNASEGFVKLVSRKSDGLLLGGQIVGAGASDMIAEIGLAIEAGMTVEDIAMTIHAHPTLAEITMEAAEVALGTPIHIIK